A genomic window from Nitrospirota bacterium includes:
- a CDS encoding ArsR family transcriptional regulator: protein MKIRNIKISIKSDDELFNEVKEVCGKLERGEKVKKHEGISFESIEAMRKVLTEERLKILKTIKKDHPRSIYELAKMLHRDIKNTFNDVQFLAQAGLIELKKIKDGRERTTPRVNYDKILLEIPV from the coding sequence ATGAAAATCAGAAATATAAAAATATCGATAAAATCCGATGATGAGCTTTTTAACGAAGTCAAGGAAGTCTGCGGAAAACTTGAAAGGGGAGAGAAGGTCAAAAAACATGAAGGTATTTCTTTTGAAAGCATTGAGGCGATGAGGAAGGTTTTGACAGAGGAGCGCTTGAAGATACTTAAAACTATTAAAAAAGACCATCCAAGGTCAATATACGAACTTGCTAAAATGCTTCACAGGGATATAAAAAATACATTTAACGATGTGCAGTTCCTTGCACAGGCAGGGCTTATTGAATTAAAGAAAATAAAAGATGGGAGGGAAAGAACAACTCCTCGTGTGAATTATGATAAGATTTTGCTGGAGATACCAGTGTAA